In Candidatus Hydrogenedens sp., the DNA window TAAAGTTTGTTATAATATTATCCCTTCTTGATGAAATAAAATTGTAAAGAGTAAGATTATATTTATAAATAAGAAAGGAAATGCAATGCCAAAAAACATTTATGAAAAGATATGGGATGCACATTTGGTTCATACACCTGATGACCAGGACCCTATTATTTATATCGACAGGCACTATATCCATGAAGTAACGTCACCGCAAGCATTTGAAGGACTAAGAATTACAGGTAGAAAAGTGCGTCGTCCTGATTTGACTTTTGCTACGATGGACCATAATATACCGACAACGAATCGTGATAAACCGATTGCAGACCCGATGTCTGCGTTACAGGTAGAGACATTAAAAAATAATTGCAAGGAATTTGGTATCCAGTGTTTTGATATGCATGACCCACGAAATGGGATAGTTCATGTTGTGGGTCCGGAGTTAGGATTAACACAACCAGGGATGACGATTGTTTGTGGAGATTCTCATACTTCAACACACGGTGCTTTTGGTGCACTTGCGTTTGGTATTGGAACAAGTGAAGTGGAGCATGTCCTTGCTACGCAAACATTATTGCAAAGAAAATCTAAGACAATGGAAATTTGTATCACAGGCAAACTACCTATAGGTGTTACTGCAAAAGACCTTATTATGCATATTATCGGTAAAATAGGAACAGATGGGGGCACAGGTTATGTAATTGAATACACAGGAGAAGTTGTTAGAAACCTTTCTATGGAAGGTCGTATGACTTTGTGCAATATGACCATAGAGGCAGGTGCACGAGCAGGGCTAATTTCTCCTGATGAGACGACTGTGAAATATTTATTAGGAAGACCTTATATTCCAAAACATATCCCCGAAGAAGAACTGATAAAACTCTGGTTGTCATGGGCATCTGACTCTGGCTGTTCTTATGATAAAACAATAATCATTAATGCTAAGGATGTAGAACCGCAAGTAACATGGGGAACATCTCCCGAAATGGTTGTTCCTATTTCAGGCAGGGTTCCTGTGTTAAATGAGATACAGGATACAAACCGCAGAAATGCGGTTAACAAAGCCCTCCAATATATGGGTCTTGAAGAAGGAACTCCTATCGAAGCCATCGAAGTAGATAAGATATTTATTGGTTCCTGTACAAATGGAAGGATTGAGGATTTACGAGAAGTGGCAAAGGTTGTGAAGGGTTATAAAGTTAATAAGAGAATAAAGCAGGCAATAATTGTTCCAGGTTCGATGTTAGTAAAGAGACAAGCGGAACAGGAAGGATTACACAATATTTTTATAGAAGCAGGTTTTGAATGGAGAGAACCAGGTTGCTCCATGTGCCTCGCAATGAACGATGACCGCTTGAATCCTGGTGAACGTTGTGCCTCCACTTCAAATCGTAACTTCGAAGGTCGTCAAGGTAAAGGAGGACGCACACACCTTGTTAGTCCAGCCATGGCTGGAGCCTGTGCTATTACTGGACATTTTGTTGATATTCGTAAATGGAAATTTAATGAATAAAAGGAGATAGAACAGTGGAGAAATTTACTGTATTAAAAGGAATTGTCGCACCTTTAGATGCGAGAAATGTAGATACAGACCAGATAGTTCCGAAACAATTTTTGAAACGAATACAGAGAACAGGTTATGAAGATGTCCTTTTTTATGATTGGCGTTATCTCGATGATGGGAAAACACCCAATCCGCAATTTGAGATGAATGCACCACGTTATAAAGGTGCTACTATTTTATTGACACGTGACAATTTCGGTTGCGGTTCGTCACGGGAGCATGCACCATGGGCATTAAAGGACTATGGTTTCCGTTGTATTCTGGCTATTTCATTTGCCGATATTTTTTACAATAATTGTTTTAATAACGGAATTTTACCTATTACCTTGTCACCAGAAATAATCGAGCAATTATTCAATGAAGTTCGTGCTAAAGAGGGGTATACATTAAAGATTGATTTAATAAATCAACAAATTACCAAGCCAGATGGGGAACAAATGCATTTTGACATCCATTCCTTCTTAAAGGAACGTTTATTAAATGGATGGGACCAGATAGGTCTCACATTGCGATTTGAAAAATTAATAGACCAATTTGAAAAGAAACATCCTCTGAAGTTATGAAACAAAACATAATTTCAGAAAGGAGGAATGAACATGCCTTTATACACATATCAGGTAATTCACGAGGACGGTAGCGAAGGTGAAATTATCGAAGTGTTTCAAAAGGCAGGTGAGCCTCCTTTACAGTTCCATCCACAAACAGGCGAAAAAGTAATTCGGATATTTAAGCCTGCACATATTGCAGGTTGGGCTAATGAACGGATGGCAAAACAAATGTTAAGTGACAAAAACCTTGCTGAAAAAGGTTTTACAAAGTATGTTCGCTCAGGCAAAGGTTATTATGAAAAAACAACAGGAAAAGAAGGACCGCCTACAATAAATGTCAATGGACCATAATTCGCTTGAATATTCCCTATCTATTTTTATATGCTTTAATAAAATTTGTTAAATTAACTCAGGAGGTATATATCATGAGTGTAAGAAAATTCTCAACGTTTTTAATTGTTTTGTCCCTATTCTCAATATTAATTTTATCTTCTGGCTGTGGTTCTATGCCGTGGAAGAAGAATAAAGACCAACCGCCTCCTGTGGAACTGTTAGATGAGACGAAGGCGGAAACATCAACTGGATTGCCAGAAGGAACTACAACTCTTGTGCCAGGAACTCAGCGATTTAAAGACGTTCCGTTACCAGATAAGGTAAAAGAAGATTTTGACCGTTCGTATGTATATGAATCGAGCACTATGCAAGTAGGTCGGATGGTATACAACATCAGAGCAGATGTAAATGATATTGCCCAGTTTTATATTAAAGAATGCCCCAAAAATGGGTGGAAATTGGATAATGTTATCCAAGGAGATGGAATACAACTAAATTATTCAAAAGAGGGAAGAAAACTTCAAGTTAATATACGTTCTCGAGGAATTGGAAGACCGAAACAGCTAATTACAACATTAACACCTTCTGAATAATTATAAATGAGCCGTGTTATTGTTTCTTTAAGATTTATAGGCATATTATTACTTTTAAGTATTGCGGGAAGTACTTTTATTTTAACTTCCTGTAATACTGTTAAAAGGATAGATATTCCTCTCTTAAATAAATCTGCCTCATCTGAGCGAGAGCAAATAATTTCTGTTCTTGATTCCGTTGAGAGACTGGTTGAAAGGAAACAATTACGAAAAGCAATGGATTATATTTCATTGGATTATAGAGACGAACAAAATAGAAAATACAATGATATTAGAGAATATTTGCAAGGTATTATTCGAGATTACAGAGTTATACGTATTACAAGAGCAACACCAGAAATAAACATAGAAGGTAATAAAGCGACAGTTATCGATACATTTGGAACTATTGCAGAGCCTTTTGACCCTGTGCAAGGAGTTCCTGTAAATATTCAGGGGAAAGTAATCATCACATTACAAAAAGAGTCCGATGGATGGAAAATTATTTCTTGGAGTCCTCTTTTGTGATTTTGTTCTACCCCTGAGTATATCGGTATAATTCTTAACTTAATAACATTAATAAACAAATATGAAGGGGATTTTTATCTATGCCAATTCGTAGACAGAAAAAAAGAAAGACAGAAGTAAAAGACATCATGCCCAATATGGAAGAGCCTAAAAACCAATTACTTTTATGGTGGGCTCACATTAAAGAGAATATTTACCTTTATTCTTTTTCAGTGTTATTTATTTTGTTGTGCGTTATCATCGGTGGATTTTATGGGTCCTATAAATCATCAAAAACAAAAGATGTAATGACAAAGTATGCCAGTGCTGTCTTAAAAGAGGATTTGCAAGAACGACTGGATGCACTTAAACCATTATTGGATATAAATGCACCGTTATCAGCCGAAATTTTATATGTATATGGCGAAACAGCAATGGCTTTAGGGAAACTTGACGAGGCGGAAAACGTCTGGAAAAAACTTTGTGATAAATATCCACAATCCGAATGGGTTCCTAATGCACGTGAAGGATTAGGCTACTTGGAAGAATTAAGAAAGAACTATGATAATGCCATCAATATTTATAAAGAAATTAAAGAAAAGTGGAGTAATTCGTATATAGCGAAAAGACAATCATTTAATATCGCCCGTGTTTTAGAAGCAAAGGAGGATTTAAAAGGAGCGATTGAAGAATATAAAAAGCAACAAGAAGAATTCCCAGATTCATCAATTGCAAATAAAGCAAAAAGTGCCCTCGAAAAAATAAAAACAGAGCATCCTGAATTATTCCCTGAAGAAAAGAAAGAAGAAGAAACTCAGCAAGGTACTACAAAAGATGAAGTGAAAGAAAATACTGGAAATTTAGAGACCCAGAAAACCGTCAGTGAACCAGTGGAATCTTCTTCCCAACAAGAACAGCAATAAGAGTTCTCTACAAAAATAATATAAAAAGTCTATATGCACAAAACAATGATAATGAGGGGTTACCACACTTATGAATCAAGAGAAGAAAATCATCCATGTCGTTGTTAATACCCATTGGGATAGAGAATGGGTATATCCATTTGAGGAAACGCGACTTTTATTAGTCGAATTTATGGACCAATTGATAGAGATTTTAAAGAAAGACCCTGATTTTCATTCCTTTACATTAGACTCCCAGACTGTTTGCCTTGAAGATTATCTTGAATTAAGACCTGAAAAACGAGAAGACATTGTTAACCTCGTTCAGTCTGGAAAACTTATTATCGGTCCCTGGTACTCATTACCAGAAGAATTCATTGTTAACGGCGAGTCGTTAGTTCGTAATTTATTAATAGGACATCGAGTTGCCCAATCTTTCGGGAAAGTATCAAAAATTGGTTATACCCCTTTTAGTTATGGACAAACATCACAGATGCCTCAAATATACAATGGTTTTGGAATCGATACAATTATTTTCTATCGAGGAATAAATACACCTAAAAGCGAATTTATTTTTGAAGGACCTGACGGGTCTCGATTATTAGGAATGCGTTTTGGATGTTTGAGTCGTTTCAGTTATTACATTTACGTCTATCGCGTGTTACGTTATGGCTCCGATGATGTCTATGCATTTTATAACTGGGATAGAGGAGCAGGTCCTTTACGTCTTGCTTCTACAAGTAGACCCCGAGCTCATTATTACATTACAGACCCTTCGAACAAGATGTGGAATGTAGAACCCATTCAAGAACAACTTCAAAAATTAGTCAACGACGAATCACAACATTTTACTACACCTCATATATGTTGTATGGAAGGGTTTGACAGTTCTTCTCCTGATGAAAAGGAATCCGAGATTATTAAACTTTGCCAAAAACTTTTGCCTGAACATGAGATTCGTCTATCAAATTTAGAAGAATTTATGCAGGCAATGCGAGAATGTGTTAAGAATCCAACCGTAATTTATGGAGAAAGTAGAGACCCTGGAGCAACAGGAAAATGGACCCACCTTATGGGAGATGTTATTAGTGCGCGATTCCGAGTAAAAAAGGCAAATCATCAATCCGAAATGATGTTACAACGAGGTGCAGAACCATGGTGTGCTATATCGAATGTGTTAGGTAAAGAATATTTTAGAAATGCATTGACACGTGCATGGAAACTCCTATTACAAAATCATCCTCATGACACAATTACGGGTGGTGGAATAGACCAAATGGAGAAGGATGCTCTTTCACGAGCAGAACAAATCTCTATTATTAGTGAAGGATTAATGCGTCGTGCACTACAACATATCTACTCTAAAATCAATCTATCGAATGTCCCAGTAAAAGAGAGTGTGTTTGTAGTGTTTAATCCAAGCCCATTTGAACGCAACCACGTTTTATCTGTGTATATTGATGTCCCTGAAAATATGGGTTATGAATCTTTCGAAATTATAGACCCAGAAACGAATACCGTATGTAGCATGCAAGTACAAGAGCAATTCGAGACTGGAACCCTCGTCAGAAATCTTCAAGACATATCTATTGAATTAAGGTCAAAACGATTTCTTACCCATGTTGATGTTAATAATATACCAGCATTAGGGTATAAGACATATTACGTTAAACCAGCAGAGAACAACCCACCTATAGAAGTCAACAATATTTTTAAGACCCCATTTATTTTAGAAAATGAGTATCTGTACATAACGTTTAATAATGACGGAACATTTAATCTAACGGATAAGGAAACGGGTAGTAAATTTACAAATCTGCATTACTTTGAAGATACAGGTGAAACTGGGCATTCATGGATACACATGGAACCAGACGAGAACGAGACGATATATTCCTATGCTTCCCCTGCTAAATTTGTAGTTGAAGTTAATGGGCATTTATTAACTCGAATACGTATTGACTATGTGATGAACATACCATCTGGTCTCGAAAGAAATATAACTGAATTAGACAGAGAAGCAGAGAAGAATTATACAAAACGTAAAGAAGAAAAAGTCCCCTTAGACATAACAAGTTATTTTACGTTAAGGAAGGGAAGTCGTCAGTTAGAAATCACTACAAAGGTGAAAAATAATGCCAGAAATCACCGTTTAAGGCTTATATTCCCGACAGGACTTGAAAAAGCAACACATAGTTTTGCAGAAATGGCTTTTGATGTTGTCCGTAGACCTATCCATGTTTCAACCGATAATCCATATTATGGAAGGCCAAATCCACAATATCCGATGCATCGCTTTGTCGATGTCTCTGATGGAGAAATAGGCTTTGCGGTGATAAATAATTGTGGTTTGCGAGAGTATGAGGTTATGGATGAACCTATTCGGCCAGTAGCAATAACTTTATTCCGTGCCTTTACGTTTCGTAATGCACCTATTTTTGGTAGATGGGATGTTTACCCAGAAATGGAACTATCACAGTGTCTTGGCGAACTTGAATTTTCCTATTCTATATATCCCCATAAAGGCACATGGGAAAATGGCGTTATTAAGGAAGCCGAGAAATTAAATGCAAATTTAGAACCTGTTCAAGCAGGACCAATAAAGGGGGGATATTTACCTTTATCCCAGAGTTTTTTAGAGATAGAAGGTGAACCGCTCCAGATAACTGCATTAAAATTAGCAGAAGATAGGAATAATAGGCTTATTGTTCGCTTTTATAACCCATCAGACAGGCAGGTATTAAGTACAATAAAGTTTAACCTACCTATTACGGATGTGTGGTGTACAAATCTAAATGAAGAGGATGTTAATAAAGTATCTATTACTAACAATACAGTGCAGTTATCCGCAGAACCTAAAAAGATAATTACATTAGCATTGGATTTTAGTTCTTAATTGATAATGACTAAATCTTCACTTCTTCCACAAGATTAAGCGTGTTTAGTATCTCTTCCTCTTTGGGTTCTACTGTTATTGGTTGCTCTGCCACAGCTATCGCATTATCTGGGTCTTTTAGCCCATGTCCCGTTAGAATACACACAATTTGTAATTTATCACCTACAAATGGTGTTTGATTATCAAAATAACCATTTTCGGAAAGTTTAATAACCCCTGCTATACTCGCAGCACTTGCTGGTTCTGCAAAAACACCTTCGGTCCGGGCTAACAATTTGTAGGCTTCTCTGATTTCATGGTCAGTAACCATACCGATAACACCACCCGACTCATCCCTTGCATTTTCAGCACCCTTCCAACTTGCGGGATTGCCAATTCGGATTGCAGTTGCAAAGGTCTGCGGATTTTCAACAGGATGTCCCAAAACGATAGGTGCTGAACCTGCCGCCTGAAAACCTAACATTTTAGGCAAATTCTTTGCCTTACCTATCTGGTAATATTCCTTATATCCTTTCCAATACGCTGTAATATTCCCAGCATTCCCAACGGGCATGGCTTGAAAATCTGGAGCAAATCCATTAAAAGAATCTACAATTTCAAATGCCCCTGTCTTCTGTCCCTCAATTCGGTAAGGGTTAACCGAATTTACAAGAGCGATAGGATATTCACTACAGATTTTTCGAACCAATCGGAGTGCATCATCAAAGTTTCCTTTTATCTGAATAACTTTTGCACCATGTATCATGGCTTGTGATAATTTTCCCAGAGCAATTTTACCCTCAGGAATAAGGACAGCACATTGAATACCCGCTCGTGCCGCATAAGCAGCAGCTGATGCCGAAGTATTCCCTGTAGATGCACACATTATCACCTTAAAGCCTTCCTCTTTGGCTTTCGTAACTGCGACAGTCATTCCACGGTCCTTAAAAGAACCTGTTGGGTTCAATCCCTCGTATTTGAGCCATATATTAATCTTTGGATGTATTGCTGAACTTAGTGTCGGTGCTTTTACTAAAGGTGTTCCCCCTTCATTTAAAGTTACAATAGGGGTATTAATACTGATAGGTAAAAACTCCCGATATCGCTCAATAATACCTATATTTTGCATAAAAATACTCCATCAGTTTAGGTTTCTACAAAACTCGTATTAACTGTGTAGGTTCAACAATGCATTCTAACTTGTCTATTTCTAATATTGCAGACTGCACACTGGATTCTAATGAATCATGGGTCATAATAACGACATGAACTGGAAGTGCTTCATGATACTGTAAGGTTTCTTTTTGATGACATGAGGAAATACTAACACGATGCTTTCCCAAAATAGTGCAGATTTGCCCTAACACTCCAGGATAATCTTTCGTAGTAAACCGCAAATAATAACGACTACGAAGTAGCCCCATATCCCGAATATTTAGATTATGGTAATAAATAAATGGTGGAGAAGTAGGAGAATTTTTTCTACGTGCAATATCTAACAAATCACTAATAACCGCAGTTGCGGTCGGAAATCTCCCAGCACCTTTCCCGTAATATAAAGTTGGTCCTGCAGAATCGCTTTCAACATATATCGCATTAAATTCATTACGAACAGAAGCAAGAAGGTGATTTTGGGGAACAAAAGTTGGATGTACACGTGCTTCTATCTCACCATTTATTTTACGAACAATGGCAAGAAGTTTAATCACATAGCCCATCTCATTAGCGTACGAAACATCACTATATGTTATTTTGGTAATACCTTCAATATAAATTTCATCAAGATTAACAGGAGTGCCAAAACAGAGACTTGCTAATATCTGGCATTTATGAGCCGTATCAAATCCTTCAATATCCAAATCAGGTGGAGTTTCCGCATAACCGTTCGCTTGTGCTTCTTTTAACACGGCTTGGAAATCAAGTCCTTCATAGGTCATACGGCTTAAAATGTAATTACATGTTCCATTTACTATACCGTATACCGCTTCGATATGTGTGGTAGATAGAACCTCTTTTAACGTTTTAATAATAGGGATAACACCTCCAACGGAAGCTTCAAATTTTAATTCTTTTCCAGATTGCTCCGCTATTTCACATAGCTCAGTACCATATTTTGCAAGAAGCATTTTATTCGCTGTTACTACATGTTTCCCTGCTTTTAATGATTTGATAATAAATGTCTTTGCTGGTTCTAATCCTCCTATAAGTTCGCAAACGACATCCACCTCAGGATTGTTTAGGAGAGAATCAATATCTGCAGAAACAGTAACATTGTTTAAATCAAAAGGTTTTAATAATTCTGGTTTAATTTCAACAACGTGTTTTAATTCTAATTCAACGTCTGTTTGATTTTTTATATGTTCATAGTGATTTAGCAAGAGATGTATAACACCTCCACCTACCGTTCCAGCACCAATAACACCTACATTTAACTTCATGAGAATCTCCTCATCAACAGGATTCATTTCATATGTATTTAATACAAATCGGTATCTATTATACACATAGGATTGGTCGGACTAAAATATTCTCCCTCCTGTACAAGTATCTCTTTAAGTCTGCCAGACACAGGAGCAGTAACTATATATACAGCCTTATCTGTACATATCTCTACTAAATCTGTTTCTTTTTGAATAACGTCTTCTAACTTGTAAAACCACTGCGAAACTTGAACCTTATCATCTGGTTCATCTGATTTTGCTTCATCTGGAATATAAACATAAAAATCCATAGATACTCAACCTCCTTTTGTATTGTCACACCAGAAATCAGCATGATAAGAACTACGAACTTCAGGACCCGCAATCACTGTTAAGGATAGGTGCTCCTTTGCCCAATGAGCGTAAAACTCAAATTCATTCGGTGAAACAAACCTTGATACTGGTACCTGCCTTTTAGTCGGTTGTAAATATTGTCCAATTGTAACTATTGAACAACCTACTTTTGAAAGGTCTGTTAATGTTTGTAGAACTTCCTCCTGAGTTTCTCCTAATCCAACCATGAATCCTGATTTTATAATGATATGTGCATCAAAACTTTTAGCAGTTTCTAAAACATTTAATGAACGCTCATAAGAACATTTCGAGTCTCTTACCTTAGAACAAAGGCGGTTAACTACTTCTACATTATGGGAAAAAACGTCAGGATTAGAGGATAGAACTGTTTGGATTGCGTGTTTATCCCCTTGAAAATCTGATGCTAAAATCTCTACTTTTTTCTTCGGAAACTTTCTTTTTATCTCCTTGATAACCTCCGCAATGTGCTTGGCTCCTCCGTCACTGAGGTCATCACGTGTAACCATGGTGAGAACAACATAACGAAGGTTCATAAACTCTATACATTCAATAATTCTATCTTTTTCTAAAGGGTCTGGAGGCAAAGGACGGCCTTTCGAGACGGAACAAAATACACATGCTCTTGAACAAATCTCTCCCAATAACAAAAAGGTAGCAGTCCGCCGTGACCAGCACTCACCTCGATTCGGACATAGAGCACTCTTACAAACCGTTGATATGTTATTTTTTGAAAGAAAATTGTAGACCTCATTAAGTTCCTTTGTATTAGGAATCCTAAATCGAATCCATTCTGGAAATTGTAATTTATCTGTCGTTTTGGTATTCATCATGATTATCCATCTATAAAAAATAACATATAATTATATCATGGATTTCAAAAGATGATAAAATACTTTCAATTTGTTATAATTTGTTATAATCTTTTTCAACTAAATTTAAACTCGTCTAAAAGGACTGGTCATCATGAGTAAAGACGAGGACAAAAAAGAATCAAAAACGTTATTTGGTAAATTAAGGTTTCGCCAATGGAATGAGGTTCTTCAGGCAAATCGAACACCTCAAGACGAAACGAAACCGCAACAACAACCAAAAGTGGAAACGGAAAAATCAACATCCGCTCCGCAAACTACCACTCCAAAAACAGGCGACAGTGAAAATATAAATATCCCAAAACCAACAAAAACAGGATTAAAAGTTATGATAATCCCTGAAAATGTATATATTGAAGGCTCTGTAAGAGGTGAATGTGATGCAGAAATTTACGGTAAAATCAACGGGAATATCTTAGTTAAAGGAAATCTTATTTTAGGTAAAACAGCAGAAGTCAAAGGTAGTATAAAAGCATTATCCTCTTCGATAGACGGTATCGTGGAAGGTAAAATCGAATCTACAAATGATGTTGAAATTGGTCCTAATAGTAAAATTCAAGCAGAACTCATTTCGGGTCAAAGGATAGTTATCTCTGGACAAGTAAATGGGAGTGTTCAAGCGGAAATCGGAGTGAAATTATTGCAGTCTGCAAAACTTAATGGGGATATCATAGCCTTAAAATGGATTAGTGTTCAGGAGGGAGCCATTTTCAACGGAAATTGTATAATGAAAAAACAACAGCAACAACACATTCCTCAACAATCTCCAACAGTTGGGTTAAACCAAAATCAACAAATTAAGAAATAAAAGTTATCAACTTTTTACATCCCAGTATCGTATTATAATAAGTAAATATCGTATTAACTATAATTAAAAGGAGGAGTTTATGCCAATATACTTTTTCCATCCAGCTGATTTACTATTAATTCCCGCAATAATATTAGCACTATGGGCTCAGATGAAGGTTCAACATGCATACAAAAAATATATGTCCATTCCAAATCGTCAGAGAATAACTGGTGCCCAGGTTGCCCAATGGATTCTTGATAAAGAAGGTATTTCAGATGTTGGCATTGAACCTATTTCAGGTGAATTAACAGACCACTATGACCCGAGTAGCAAAACGGTTCGACTTTCTGAACCCGTATATTACGGGAATAGTATTGCCTCTATAGGAATATCTGCCCATGAATTAGGTCATGTTATTCAGCATGCAAGAAGTTACGCACCAATGCAGGTCAGACAATTCATATACCCTATAAGTTCTATAGGTTCCTATTTAGCCTTTCCAATTATATTTATAGGTTTTCTTTTAACCCATGCTGGTATCCATGCACAATGGTTAATTAATGTCGGAATTTATCTATTCTCAGCGGCGGTCTTTTTTACTGTTATTACGTTACCAGTTGAATTTAACGCAAGCAGACGTGCTATAAAAATATTAGCTAATGGAAATGTATTGACACAAGATGAATTGGCAGGGGTTAGAGAGGTCCTAAATGCAGCCGCTTTAACTTATGTAGCTGCAGCAGCAAGTGCTATACTTCAATTAATACGAATTTTAATTATTTTCCGAGGCCGTGAATGATATTTATCAAAACGGGATTTTATTCTACGATAAAAAAATTTTTTACTTTAATTTTTCTTTTGTATGCATGCCTAACATTTCTTGCCAGTGGTGAAGATAATTCAGAACCAATAAAACTCCGCTCTGAAGGTTATGCGGTTGGACCTTCCTACTTAGTTCGACAAATGGCTGTTGAGCAAGCACAAAAAAATGCAATTGAAAGATATATCCTCTCATTTCTGCCCGAAGCCTATTTAAATTACCTCAAACCTATTTTGAATAAATCATCAGTGTATATAAAAAATGCTAAGATTTTGAATGAAAACACAATAAATGACAAAGCAACCATAGAATTAGAGGTTGAGTTGGATGAAGAGTCTATTGATAAAGATGTCGCAACGTGTTTAATTCCCTATACCCCAGACTTACCCGTTATTTCGTTGTTAATCTTAAATTCAAATACAACGGATTCAGATAATATTATTTATGAAGAATCACAAGTCTCTTTCAATGCAATTGAACAAAAATTAAAGAACTTAAAATTTTCAGTTGAAAAGATAAATTTAAATAAGGAAGGAATTAGTTCCAAAGAGATAAATATACTTATAAATCAAGGATTAGATGGAAAGAAACAAATAGCCCTATCTCAGGAAGCAGATGTGGTTATTTTAGGAGTAAACAAATACGAAATAATGCAAAATATGCCTGATAGTCAAGTTGCAAAATGTAGATGTATTTTAACTATAGAAATCCTTCATAGTGAAGATGGGAAACTTATCAATGCTTTTAATATAAGTTCGTCCGTTCAGAGTAAGGATTATAAAGAAGGAATGATACAAACTGCAGAAGACTGTGCATTAAAATCTATCCCAAAAATTGTTACGTACTCATTTTTAGCAGGCTTGAGTAAGGACGACGATAAAAAGAATATATATATCTATTTTGAGAATTTCAAGGATAATATGATTGCAAAGAATGTAATGGATTTATTGGAAACAATAACGTATGGATGCCAAACAGAGGTTTTATTCGAATCAAAAAAGAGAATTAAGTACAAACTTTATTATGATGGTCCCATCGTTCATATTGTTGACTCTGTAACCAATAATCCCGAACTTAAAAACAAAATAATCATACAAAAAGTTTTAGATAGAAAAATATATATTAGACCAGCCGAAAATTAGTAAGGCATAATAGGTCATTTTTTATCAAGTTCTCTCTCAATTACTTCAATTACAGAAGAATCGTCAGGTTTTACTTTAGGCTCAAAACGAGCAACTGTTTTGCCATCTTTACCGATAAGAA includes these proteins:
- the thrC gene encoding threonine synthase: MQNIGIIERYREFLPISINTPIVTLNEGGTPLVKAPTLSSAIHPKINIWLKYEGLNPTGSFKDRGMTVAVTKAKEEGFKVIMCASTGNTSASAAAYAARAGIQCAVLIPEGKIALGKLSQAMIHGAKVIQIKGNFDDALRLVRKICSEYPIALVNSVNPYRIEGQKTGAFEIVDSFNGFAPDFQAMPVGNAGNITAYWKGYKEYYQIGKAKNLPKMLGFQAAGSAPIVLGHPVENPQTFATAIRIGNPASWKGAENARDESGGVIGMVTDHEIREAYKLLARTEGVFAEPASAASIAGVIKLSENGYFDNQTPFVGDKLQIVCILTGHGLKDPDNAIAVAEQPITVEPKEEEILNTLNLVEEVKI
- a CDS encoding homoserine dehydrogenase produces the protein MKLNVGVIGAGTVGGGVIHLLLNHYEHIKNQTDVELELKHVVEIKPELLKPFDLNNVTVSADIDSLLNNPEVDVVCELIGGLEPAKTFIIKSLKAGKHVVTANKMLLAKYGTELCEIAEQSGKELKFEASVGGVIPIIKTLKEVLSTTHIEAVYGIVNGTCNYILSRMTYEGLDFQAVLKEAQANGYAETPPDLDIEGFDTAHKCQILASLCFGTPVNLDEIYIEGITKITYSDVSYANEMGYVIKLLAIVRKINGEIEARVHPTFVPQNHLLASVRNEFNAIYVESDSAGPTLYYGKGAGRFPTATAVISDLLDIARRKNSPTSPPFIYYHNLNIRDMGLLRSRYYLRFTTKDYPGVLGQICTILGKHRVSISSCHQKETLQYHEALPVHVVIMTHDSLESSVQSAILEIDKLECIVEPTQLIRVL
- a CDS encoding biotin attachment protein, with amino-acid sequence MDFYVYIPDEAKSDEPDDKVQVSQWFYKLEDVIQKETDLVEICTDKAVYIVTAPVSGRLKEILVQEGEYFSPTNPMCIIDTDLY
- the lipA gene encoding lipoyl synthase, whose amino-acid sequence is MNTKTTDKLQFPEWIRFRIPNTKELNEVYNFLSKNNISTVCKSALCPNRGECWSRRTATFLLLGEICSRACVFCSVSKGRPLPPDPLEKDRIIECIEFMNLRYVVLTMVTRDDLSDGGAKHIAEVIKEIKRKFPKKKVEILASDFQGDKHAIQTVLSSNPDVFSHNVEVVNRLCSKVRDSKCSYERSLNVLETAKSFDAHIIIKSGFMVGLGETQEEVLQTLTDLSKVGCSIVTIGQYLQPTKRQVPVSRFVSPNEFEFYAHWAKEHLSLTVIAGPEVRSSYHADFWCDNTKGG
- a CDS encoding polymer-forming cytoskeletal protein; its protein translation is MSKDEDKKESKTLFGKLRFRQWNEVLQANRTPQDETKPQQQPKVETEKSTSAPQTTTPKTGDSENINIPKPTKTGLKVMIIPENVYIEGSVRGECDAEIYGKINGNILVKGNLILGKTAEVKGSIKALSSSIDGIVEGKIESTNDVEIGPNSKIQAELISGQRIVISGQVNGSVQAEIGVKLLQSAKLNGDIIALKWISVQEGAIFNGNCIMKKQQQQHIPQQSPTVGLNQNQQIKK
- a CDS encoding zinc metallopeptidase, yielding MPIYFFHPADLLLIPAIILALWAQMKVQHAYKKYMSIPNRQRITGAQVAQWILDKEGISDVGIEPISGELTDHYDPSSKTVRLSEPVYYGNSIASIGISAHELGHVIQHARSYAPMQVRQFIYPISSIGSYLAFPIIFIGFLLTHAGIHAQWLINVGIYLFSAAVFFTVITLPVEFNASRRAIKILANGNVLTQDELAGVREVLNAAALTYVAAAASAILQLIRILIIFRGRE